In the genome of Massilibacillus massiliensis, one region contains:
- a CDS encoding ABC transporter substrate-binding protein has translation MFHIGILQLTQNLDDAVHGFKEGLKELSIEAKFHYLNADGNVNELPKLAHQLADLNVDLIFACSTPAASAAGSIPGNIPVLFTPVFDPVSAKLVASFDAPGGNLSGMSGMVNAIDKISFIQKLLPNAKKLGMLYHTEDPNSLIEAKNFRLASNGKFNLEEITISSREDLSLLEETLSPDLDALFLPIGKIVEENFASIAYYTDAVNIPIIASHAPNVVAGSLGALVANHSLLGKACAKQAKEILVDGRKIRHIPVGITKTPEILINAFVADNLGIEIPDEIRNKAKEIYQ, from the coding sequence TTGTTTCATATAGGCATTTTACAATTAACACAAAATCTCGATGATGCCGTTCATGGTTTCAAAGAAGGTTTAAAAGAATTATCTATTGAAGCGAAATTTCATTATTTGAATGCAGATGGCAACGTAAATGAGCTACCAAAGCTTGCACATCAATTAGCTGATTTAAATGTTGATCTAATTTTTGCTTGCTCTACTCCAGCAGCCTCTGCCGCTGGAAGTATACCGGGTAATATTCCTGTATTATTTACCCCTGTTTTTGATCCAGTCAGTGCAAAACTAGTTGCTAGTTTCGATGCTCCAGGAGGAAATTTATCCGGAATGAGCGGAATGGTAAATGCGATAGATAAAATATCTTTTATACAAAAACTCTTACCAAATGCAAAAAAATTAGGTATGTTATATCATACAGAGGACCCAAACTCTTTAATAGAGGCAAAGAATTTTCGTCTAGCAAGTAACGGAAAATTTAACCTTGAAGAAATTACAATCTCTTCGCGAGAAGATCTCTCGTTATTAGAAGAAACACTTTCTCCAGACCTTGATGCATTATTTTTACCAATAGGCAAAATCGTTGAAGAAAACTTTGCAAGCATTGCATACTATACAGATGCAGTAAATATACCAATTATTGCATCACACGCACCAAATGTAGTTGCTGGTTCTTTAGGTGCCCTTGTCGCAAATCATAGTCTGCTTGGCAAAGCATGTGCAAAACAAGCAAAGGAAATCTTAGTTGACGGCAGGAAAATCCGCCATATTCCCGTTGGTATAACAAAAACACCGGAAATTTTAATTAATGCCTTTGTCGCAGATAATTTAGGCATCGAGATTCCCGATGAAATACGTAACAAGGCAAAAGAAATTTACCAATAA